The DNA window TGGACAAAGGCCGCGACGCGCTGATCCGCGTGGTTGGTCGCGATCCGCAACAGCCCTGCCCGCACCCGCGCGTGCAGCTGCGCCGTGGTTTCGGCCCCCGGGATCTCTCCCCACTCCTGATTGGCCTTGGCGCGGGCAAACTCGGGCGCGCCCTCAGCCGCTTTGATCCGGTAGAGCCCCCCGTCCCAATCGCCCAAGGATACCTCACGCAGATCCGCCTCAACTGCAGGCGTCATGCCCAAATGCGCGGCCAACGGCGCGGCGGTCTGATGCGTTCGCACCAATGTGGTGACATAGATCGCATCCAGCGGCTCAGACTTCATCCGGTGGCCGACAGCCACCGCCTGCGCCTCGCCATTGGGATGCAGCGCCGGGTCGCCATGCCCGTCTTTCATAGGAAAGCTTTGACCCGGGATCGCGGCCTGGCTTTCGCCATGACGAATCAGGAAAAGATCCACGGCCCCTTTGGGCGGCTGGTAAACGCTTTGGCGGTATTCACGGGCCATTTCAAACTCTCTCAATCTGTCGGGCATTCAATCCCGCGCAGATTGAGCGCAACGACAAAGGAATTGCAATGACCACACGTGTATTGGACACCGGGACGGACAAACTGTTGGGCTCTGTCACCGACGGCGTCGCGACCCTGACCCTGAACAACCCCACCAAGCGCAACGCCCTGGGGGATGAGATGACCCCCGCCCTGCGACGGATGCTGCTGGAGACCGAGACAGACCCGGACGTGCGCGTGCTGGTCCTGACCGGGGCCGAGGGTGCCTTCTGCGCCGGTGGCGACATTGGTGGGATGGGTGACACGTTGGCGGGCGGCAAGACCCCCAACACCGACGACATGATCAGCCGTCTGCGAGAGGCGCAGAATACCGCCTCACTGCGCCTTTACGAATATTCCAAACCCACCATCGCCGCCCTGCCGGGAGCCGCGGCCGGTGCTGGAATGTCGATCGCATTGGCCTGCGATCTGCGGATTACCGGCGAAAGCGGTTTCCTCTATCCGGCGTTTGGCGCCATCGGGTTGAGCGGCGATTTCGGCGGGAGCTGGCTGCTGAGCCACTACATCGGCCCGGCCCGCGCCAAAGAGGTCTATTTCACAAACCACCGCATCCTCCCTGACGATGGGCTGGCGCTGGGCCTGTTCAACCGTGTGGTCGCGGACGAGGAACTGGAGAATGAAACCCAAGCGCTGGCCCAGCAGATTGCAGACTTTGCCCCCATGGCTTTGCGCTACATGAAGGAAAACCACAACCGCGCGCGCTCGACCGATCTGCGCACGGCCATGAACATGGAGGCGGACCGGATGATCCGCACCCTACTGAGCGAGGACCACAAAGAGGGTGCGCGCGCTTTCATGGAAAAGCGCAAGCCCGACTTCAAAGGGCAATAACCCATGCAAAATCGCAAGATCACCATCGCGGAGCTTCCCAAGGCGCAGCTAACGACAGAGCATTTCAGGCTGGAGAATGCAGAAATGCCCGTGCCTGCCAAAGGAGAGGTTCTGCTGCGCACCATCCTGATGTCCATCGACGCGGCCAACCGCTCGTGGATGCAGGGCGCCACCTATCGCGACGCGGTCAAAGTAGGGGACACGATGCCGACCTATGCGATATGCGAGGTGGTCGAGAGCCGATCGCCCCATGTTGCAATTGGTGACATCGTAGCCACGGAAAGCGTTTGGGCCGATTACGTGACGCGTCCTGGGGATGGGGTCGACAAGCTTCCGGATGCCCGTCCCTTGTCGCATCTGATGTCGGTCTATGGCATCGCGGGAAAAACCGCCTTTCATGGCCTGATCAACGTAGGCCGCCCCACTGCGGGCGAAACCGTGGTCGTCTCGGCCGCCGCCGGGTCAGTGGGCGGTTTCGTCGGCCAGATTGCCAAGGCATTGGGATGCCGTGTCGTCGGCATCGCCGGCGGCCCCGAGAAATGCGCTCGCGTGGTTGACGAGCTGGGTTTTGACGCCTGCGTCGACTATCGCGAACCGGGCCTCTTCAAGGCTTTGCGCACTGCCTGCCCTGATGGCATCGACGTCTATTTCGACAATGTCGGCGGTCAGATCCTGGAAACGGCCGTGTTCCAGATGAATACTCGTGGGCGCATCGTCTGTTGTGGCGCGATCAGCCAATATGACACCGATCAGATCACCGGCCCGCGCAACTTGCCCGGGCTGGTGGTGGTCAAACGCCTGCGTATGGAGGGTTTCATCGTCATGGATTTTGCCGATCAGGACGCCCCCGCCCTGCGCGCCTTGCGCCAATGGGTCGAGGCCGGACAGATCAAAATCAACGAGGACATAGTCGAGGGTTTGGAAAACGCACCCAAGGCCCTGATCGGTCTGCTGGCCGGAGACAACATTGGCAAACGCATGGTTCGGGTCGGCCCGGATCCACAGAATTGAGGGAGAGAGCAGATGAGCAAAATCGATGAGGCCGTTGCGCAGGACGAACAGAGGCTGGGACACGAGATCGGCGTGTCGAACTGGATCGAAGTGGATCAGGCCATGATCAACCAGTTCGCAACTGTCACGCATGATGAACAGTGGATTCATGTCGATCCCAAACGCGCGGCAGCGGAAACGCCGTTTGGCGGCACCATCGCCCATGGGTTCCTGTCACTGTCCTTGGCTAGCCGCTTTGCCTATGACTGCTTGCCGGTCTACGACGGGCAAGTCATGGGCATCAACTATGGCTTCAACAAGATTCGATTCCTTAGCCCGGTTACTGCCGGATCGCGCTTACGTGGGCGCTTTGTGCTGCGTGACATAAAGAAGCGATCAGAGAAAGAGCTCCAACGGGAAACAGGTTTGACGATCGAGATTGAAGGCAAGGACACCCCTGCTTTGGTCGCCGAGTGGTTGAGCCTAAGCATTTTCGAATAGGGTTGCATGGTTGACCATGGGCGCTTTTTTGCCGACAGCGCCGTGGCCCCATCCCCACAGTTCCCCATTTGCGCCCGTCACAACGCTGGACAGACACTCTTGTTCCTGAGTATCACGGCTGGTGAATGGGGAATTATTGAATATGAGTAGAATTCTGGTCCTGAATGGCCCGAACCTTAACCTGTTGGGAACACGCCAACCCGAGGTTTACGGCGGCACGACATTGAAAATGATCGAAGACGCCTGTCAGCAGCACGCCCAGGCGGCGGGTGCGATCGTGACCTGTTTTCAATCGAACCATGAAGGGGCCCTGATCGACGCCATTCACGCGGCCAAAGGCACCCAAGATGGCATTGTCCTGAATGCGGGCGCCTACACTCATACCTCTGTTGCTTTGATGGACGCCATCGCATCGGTCGAACTGCCCGTGATCGAGGTGCATCTGTCGAACATTCACGCCCGTGAACGGTTTCGCCATCACTCGTACATCGCACCCGTTGCAATTGGCCAAATCTGTGGTTTTGGGGCTCTGGGGTACAATCTTGCAATCGACGCACTTGTGGGCCACTTCAAAGAGCGATCAAAGGCATGACTCTTTCGGAATACCTTAACCACGTCTCCTGTGCGAAAACCCTAGAAGAGTTGTGGGCCGCGCATACCACCAAGATGGCAGATTTCGGCTTTGATCGACTGCTGTATGGCTATACGCGGTATAAGACTGAAACTTCGCTGGGTGATCCCGAAGATTTCGTAATCCTGTCCAATCACAGTCAGGATTACATCGACGGCTTTCTTCACTCTGGCCTCTATTTTCATGCACCGATGCTGCATTGGGCGCTAGAGCACGAAGGCGCAAAAAGCTGGCAGATGATCAACCAGATCATGGAAGACAAAACCATGACGGATGAGCAGCGCCAAGTGTATCAGTTCAACCTGTCCAAAGGCGTAACGGCTGGCTACACGGTGAGCTTCAATTCTGTGTCCGTGCGATCAAAAGGCGCCATTTCGCTGTGCGCCAAAGAGGGCATGACCCAGGAAGATGTCGACAGGGTCTGGGCCGCGCATGGCGAAGACATTCTGTTGATGAACAATGTTGCACATCTGAAAATTCTGACCTTGCCTTACACGGCACCCAATCGCAGCCTTACAAAACGGCAACGTGAAGCATTGGAATGGGTCGGTGACGGAAAAACCACCCAAGACATCGCCATTTTGATGGGCCTTACTTCGGCTACGGTGGAAAAACATTTGCGCCTTGCCCGCGAAGCACTTTCGGTCGAAACCACCGCGCAAGCGGTTCTGAAGGCGGCGCTGCACAATCAGATGTTTGTCATGGAAGTCTAAGTCACGGAAATGTTGTCATAAAAAAGTAGCATTACGTGAGGTAAGGAATTCATGACTTTCCGAAAATCCTATCTAGTTGCATGATGACACTGTTCCGTGAGTGGTGGCTTTAGCCAGGGAACGAAGGGTACTGATCCCCGTGATTTCGGGGCTCTCCGACCTGTTCGGTGTAGGGTTTGTATTGATCCATACTCGCACCGGAGAATTTGAGGGATCCCGTCCATCCCCATCAAAACGGGATCCCTCAATCATTTTTTAAGGACACGGGCTCGCCAATGGCGAGCCCGTTTTTCGTGCCCCATTGGGTTCATCAAGCGACGATCCTTTCGGCCAACGTCTAGACATCGAAACTGCAGCTGCGTGACACCGGAAGGGCTCCCGCACCCTCGCAGACCTGACTGCGTCAGCTCCACGAACGGCCTTGGGC is part of the Falsiruegeria litorea R37 genome and encodes:
- a CDS encoding histidine phosphatase family protein — encoded protein: MAREYRQSVYQPPKGAVDLFLIRHGESQAAIPGQSFPMKDGHGDPALHPNGEAQAVAVGHRMKSEPLDAIYVTTLVRTHQTAAPLAAHLGMTPAVEADLREVSLGDWDGGLYRIKAAEGAPEFARAKANQEWGEIPGAETTAQLHARVRAGLLRIATNHADQRVAAFVHGGVIGAAMAIASGSAPFAFNGAANGSISRLVIKGDTMVVRGFNDCTHLP
- a CDS encoding enoyl-CoA hydratase, which codes for MTTRVLDTGTDKLLGSVTDGVATLTLNNPTKRNALGDEMTPALRRMLLETETDPDVRVLVLTGAEGAFCAGGDIGGMGDTLAGGKTPNTDDMISRLREAQNTASLRLYEYSKPTIAALPGAAAGAGMSIALACDLRITGESGFLYPAFGAIGLSGDFGGSWLLSHYIGPARAKEVYFTNHRILPDDGLALGLFNRVVADEELENETQALAQQIADFAPMALRYMKENHNRARSTDLRTAMNMEADRMIRTLLSEDHKEGARAFMEKRKPDFKGQ
- a CDS encoding NADP-dependent oxidoreductase; this translates as MQNRKITIAELPKAQLTTEHFRLENAEMPVPAKGEVLLRTILMSIDAANRSWMQGATYRDAVKVGDTMPTYAICEVVESRSPHVAIGDIVATESVWADYVTRPGDGVDKLPDARPLSHLMSVYGIAGKTAFHGLINVGRPTAGETVVVSAAAGSVGGFVGQIAKALGCRVVGIAGGPEKCARVVDELGFDACVDYREPGLFKALRTACPDGIDVYFDNVGGQILETAVFQMNTRGRIVCCGAISQYDTDQITGPRNLPGLVVVKRLRMEGFIVMDFADQDAPALRALRQWVEAGQIKINEDIVEGLENAPKALIGLLAGDNIGKRMVRVGPDPQN
- a CDS encoding MaoC family dehydratase, producing MSKIDEAVAQDEQRLGHEIGVSNWIEVDQAMINQFATVTHDEQWIHVDPKRAAAETPFGGTIAHGFLSLSLASRFAYDCLPVYDGQVMGINYGFNKIRFLSPVTAGSRLRGRFVLRDIKKRSEKELQRETGLTIEIEGKDTPALVAEWLSLSIFE
- the aroQ gene encoding type II 3-dehydroquinate dehydratase, which produces MSRILVLNGPNLNLLGTRQPEVYGGTTLKMIEDACQQHAQAAGAIVTCFQSNHEGALIDAIHAAKGTQDGIVLNAGAYTHTSVALMDAIASVELPVIEVHLSNIHARERFRHHSYIAPVAIGQICGFGALGYNLAIDALVGHFKERSKA
- a CDS encoding LuxR family transcriptional regulator, producing MTLSEYLNHVSCAKTLEELWAAHTTKMADFGFDRLLYGYTRYKTETSLGDPEDFVILSNHSQDYIDGFLHSGLYFHAPMLHWALEHEGAKSWQMINQIMEDKTMTDEQRQVYQFNLSKGVTAGYTVSFNSVSVRSKGAISLCAKEGMTQEDVDRVWAAHGEDILLMNNVAHLKILTLPYTAPNRSLTKRQREALEWVGDGKTTQDIAILMGLTSATVEKHLRLAREALSVETTAQAVLKAALHNQMFVMEV